From the Phyllostomus discolor isolate MPI-MPIP mPhyDis1 chromosome 7, mPhyDis1.pri.v3, whole genome shotgun sequence genome, one window contains:
- the MUSTN1 gene encoding musculoskeletal embryonic nuclear protein 1: MSQAGPQEAPIKKKRPPVKEEDLKGARGNLAKDQAIKSKTYQVMQECEQAGVAAPSVFSRTRTGTETVFEKPKAGPAKSVFG; the protein is encoded by the exons ATGTCCCAG GCTGGCCCTCAGGAAGCCCCCATCAAGAAGAAGCGCCCCCCCGTGAAGGAGGAGGACCTGAAGGGGGCCCGGGGGAACCTGGCCAAGGACCAGGCAATCAAGTCCAAGACCTACCAGGTCATGCAGGAGTGTG AGCAAGCTGGCGTGGCTGCCCCATCAGTGTTCAGCCGCACCCGGACCGGCACTGAGACCGTCTTTGAGAAGCCCAAAGCTGGACCCGCCAAGAGTGTCTTTGGCTGA